AAGTAAAAATAGCCAAAATTAAACTGACAAATATTAAATGACTTAAAATGACCATTATATACATCAAAATACTAAACTCCACTAGTTATCCCCCAATCATCTCAAATAAAAGCAATTCCCTATTTTCAGCAAACTTGCTGCGTTAATTGAAGTATAACGTTCCCAAACCGACGTTTGGTAACATTTCTATGCCATTCAGAATAAGTGAATCGAACAATCCTATTCAAAAGAGTTTCTCACAGCATATCAGACACTTTATAAAGATCCGTTTAAAGCGAAAAATTCTCCAAAGACTTATCAATTTCATCATCAGTAATCCCTATATATTTCAAAGTAATGGATGGAGCCGAGTGATTAAATAACATTTGCAACGTTGCTACATCCTTGTTTCGCTTGTAATGATGATACCCAAATGTTTTTTTCATTGTATGTGTACCGATATCATCAAGTCCAAGAGCAGCTGCAGCTTTTTGCAAAGCCCTATACGCTTGTGTCGTAATGATTGGGCCATTTCCTTTTCGACTTGGAAACAGGTAATCTTCCTTCTGCATCCCCCGAATATAGCATATCTTATGGATGGTGCTAATTGGATGATTTTATATGGGAGTAATGTTGTTAAACTTTCTGGTAATATAGCTGTTATGATAGGGTACGGAACAGCTCAAGTTCAAGCATTTAAATCTAATGGATCTGTCCTTGGAGTTTATACTTTTGTAGTAAATAGATAATTTAAAATAGTAGATGAGATAAGGATTTCTTCAACTCATCTACTATTTTACTTTTATTAATTAATAGGTAATGTAACCTCTAACTCAGGAATATATTGAATCTTTGGTTCATTATTTTCATCCAATTGATATACCCCCATTTGATTTTCCTCATAAAGTCGTACATATGGCTTGAGAGTTATCGTTTTTGGAACGGCTTCAAACGGGTGGTACCGTAAATCCATAGTCTGAACGCTTCCATCTGTAGCATTCCAACCATTCCCATTAATTAAATTAAGTTTATTGCCTTGATCATCAAACATATCTACGCCTACACTCATTGATAATGGTGATAACGTGAATTTCGAGTTGTCAGTCAAAACCATTTGTGTAGTTATATTTGTCGTGATTGGTGTGAGTTTGATTTTTTCCACAGTAAAGCTAATATTCTCGTATTCTCGACTGACATTAGGTTGTAAAGTCATATAGTCTTCGATTTTTTTCACAGAAATATTAATTTTGAAAGGTTCGTTTATGAATCAGGTCATCTTCATAATTTTTCTTGAAACCTTTCCAAAACTGGTAACCCTTGTTTTTCTTTTTTATCAAATCAATACAGTAATGATGAGCTATTTTATACAACCATGCTGAAAAGGAAACAGTATAAGAAAAGTTATTAATATTCTCTAATCCCTTTATAAAAATATCTTGTGAAGCATCCTCAGCCTCTTCTTTGCTACCTAGCAAATAATAACAATAAATATAGATCTGTTTTTGAAAGCAACAAATTATTTCTGTATAGGCATAAACCAAGTTTTTCGTCAAACTCACGGCAAATCAA
Above is a window of Solibacillus isronensis DNA encoding:
- a CDS encoding DUF5643 domain-containing protein; amino-acid sequence: MKKIEDYMTLQPNVSREYENISFTVEKIKLTPITTNITTQMVLTDNSKFTLSPLSMSVGVDMFDDQGNKLNLINGNGWNATDGSVQTMDLRYHPFEAVPKTITLKPYVRLYEENQMGVYQLDENNEPKIQYIPELEVTLPIN
- a CDS encoding RNA polymerase sigma factor, which codes for MSLTKNLVYAYTEIICCFQKQIYIYCYYLLGSKEEAEDASQDIFIKGLENINNFSYTVSFSAWLYKIAHHYCIDLIKKKNKGYQFWKGFKKNYEDDLIHKRTFQN